ggtttttgtcggtttttatcgtttttttcggtttttgtcggttttaaaataccttgtagtcactatttgaataaacagaaaataaatttcaaaagtattttcttattataaatttcattgtagCCAGTAGCTACTATCCAAGATTGACGCATACATGTTTAATAATAGAGAATGACTCACCTAAAGTTTTACTATTTGTAATTGTGAGTAGTTTTTCTGTGTATGaagtctatattttatttatttttactttatttagtataattcaaaagaatggcccaagatcaaaaatataaaaaatcaatataaattgtatttttttcataaaaaaattaaaatacacacacatatatatacaaatttaatttttaaaatatgtatatataaagtcggtttggttcggttttttcggttttttttagacttgaaaccaaaaccaaaccaaatatagtcggtttttaaatttaaaaatcaaaccaaatcaaaccaaataaatgtcgggttttttttccggtttggtttggttatcggtttggttcggttttttgatttttcgtgttcagccctagtggcggccatctattggttataatttaattatttaaaattaattataaatcaaaatttatttaaataattttaattaaataatttgaatagtTTTTAAAACACGTGGCGGGCAtttattggttacaatttaattatttaaaattaattataaatcaaaatttatttaatgaaattttaattacaaaaaagggcctaaaatgcctttGAACTATTAGAAATGGTACAAAATGCCCTCATGTCCTTTTCCGTTAAagaaaaagtcatttttggacctaaaagTGAATGTTAAggacattttaggcccaatagatggatgagagacatttttatactatttttaatagttcgaGGGCACTTTATGCCATTTttctatacttttatttttgactatcTCAAACTAACTCTCAATTATTCTACAATGTGACAATATTtgcttttgagcaagatgtAATATATCAACTCATGTGCATAGTTCATTTGATTTGTCACCTTGTTTCTATataattttcaataaaaaaaattgtgtcaaATCTTAAGGGTTAAATCGATAACGATCAATAACAGATAAGTCAATATCTTAATGATTTTATAACGATTTAGCATGTCTACAAATCGATAATCGATATAACCAAGCGACAACCTTCAAAATCGAACCGAACCGACCGATATGCAACTCTTCAATGAACCATGAACTAAATGATTACTGCCTGAAAGAACTATATCCAGGGGATTGTCGCTTCCGAAATCCAATCCTGAAGTCATGTCTTTCAATTCTAGAACTAAAATAAAGTACTTTTGAGTTGCTCGTATCCAAAGCCCTCCTTCCAACTTAATCATAATACCAACTCTAAAGGGAAAATGAGCTAAAAGGGTTATTTGAGAGTAAAATGAAGGATAGggaatttctattttttttccttttcttttgttataaacATTTAATTAGGGGTTAATTATGAAGAGATGAggttgatttaaaatatttataaacttggggtaaaaaattaaaagatcaaaaacttTTAACAAAACCCAAAATTTCATCCATTTTCTAAATGCatttcttcctctttctctgttctcctctcctctcttttcttttccccaATTCTTTCTCCTTTATTCGATTTGCTCTGTTCTCCTCTCCTctgttctcttctcttttcttttcaccaattctttcactccgatttgattgtgaaaattataaaaaaaaaaattgatgaaaagagaagagaagagaggagtggatatgttgtttatataaacaggagctgttcaagcaaccaagagatgttgtttagttcaaacaacagaagttgtttaaacaatcaaaagttgtttagttcaaacaaccagaagatatttaaacaactcTAAGTTAGTTGTttggagaaatatgaaaatatttactaATTATTTTGGAGATCGAGAAAAACATTTGTTAGTTgtttagataaatatttaaacATTGACGTTTGGAAGGCTGAaatgtgttgagattgaaaaaaaaaagatatggaAGAAGACGAAGATGAATGTGGAAAGGGCTGCTGTTGTTGCTCCCGCTGAAAAAATGCGCAGATTTTCTGGAAATTGTTTGTTGCTCTTTTGGCTAAACAACCCTCTTATATGTTGGGCCTGTTTGTAAATAGCAAAACTTTGGagtgtataatttttttttttttttaaattagcaTAACCCATTAATACCTAATTATATTAGAGTCCCTTTTacccaatttttaaaacttgtatCCTAAATTCTCAAATAGATAACTCAAAAGTCTCTTTTAATTCTATTCCCAAACTCTAAATAGCTTTAGcattttttaattgaaaagtTATTTAACTCtatgaagaaatatattttatgcaATCAATGACCAAAATCATAAGTATGCTTACAAATTCTATAGAATCCATCATATTTGACaaatacaataacaacatactTATTATATTTCTCCACAACAGAGTTTAGAAAAGTAGCGAATATATGCTTACTTTGTTTCTATTTTTACGGTATAAAAGAGGTTAGACCTTTAGCTcgagaaaattattttctttaaaaaaattaaaattaaaatattaagatGAATTAGAAAaacggaaaagggtcaaatctacTCTTCAACTATTCGAAATAGATCAAATATATCCTTCAACTATTTTTGGACTCAAAACTATCCCTTTCGTCTAACTATCGGATCACTTCTATCCTTTCTTTAACGGAATAAAATGTGGCATTCAATGTGCAGATTATAACGCCACATAAACGTCCGACCAACACCCACCTAAGCCACATCCTATATTGGACAAGTTGAGTTGTTACAGAGAAAGGGGAAGAGAggggaggaggagaagaagatcaACAGATATTGAAGAGTACAGCACCAACGACATATGACTACAGAAGGATCAAAGATGGACAAATTATTGGTCCAATATACTCACTCCTCCTCACATGGCTTTCTGTTCCGACGCCGTCAACCATTTCAAACGAAAGTTCTAGCAACGATACATCGTCAGTATTCTTCTAATTTGTATAGCCCACTTTAACTAATTTAGGATTGGGTCCAAGTTGATAATTGATTGATTGGTATATTTATAATCATTGGAGTTCAGATGGGGTTTAGTGAGACACTTTGTTTACTACTCCATATGTCCCTCAGTTAATTTATAAGTCTTGACTAATGTTTTAATCTCTAAAATTTTGCTCAAAAGTGAAGAAAACTTCTTCAATAAATGGGGTAAGAATTCACCACTAATATTTAGTGTTAATTATAGTTtgagtttgtataatttataCGTCTgtgtaattcaaaattttataatataatttatataattgttTAAAGTTCATATCTTTGTGTTTGTAcaaattcattattttgaatttataaaaaaatagttaaattatacaaacttacctgtgaattatacaaattcgCAAATTATATGATAGTTTAAATTATATCTACGGTCCATAAATATGTAAACTATAACTAAAGATTATAACTCACAGATATGCAAACTGCAACTACGGATCATAATTACTTATAGAAACTATTTATGAAATTTCCTCCTTAATATATACAAAGTACTAATTTATTCAAGAttcaacaaaataatttttctaaattcCAGACCCAAACATTCCCTCCAATACATATCACTTATCAGTATAGCACTGGAACACTCCATAGTTTCCATTGTAGAGCTTCCCAAGCTCAAATACTCTTCTTCCTTTCACATGCCATGGCTATAATGACGCACCCCATCACCCCCTTCGTCACCCCACCTGTCCTCCTCCCACCCACCGTCTACCCCAAAACCACCCACCACCTATCCACTTCCATCTCCAAAGCCACTTCTCTCCCTCAGCTCAAACAAGTCCACACCCAAATCCTCCGTCAAAACTTGTCAGATTCCGATTCCCTCCTTTTCAACCTCATTCTTTCTTCAATTCCTTTCCCTTCAAGCCTTCACTATTCGCTTTCCATCTTCTCCACTTTGCAAAACTCGCAAACCCATCTCATCAACAAGCTATTTGGTGAACTTTCACGTTCTAAGGAACCCCATAATGCGTTATTGTTTTTGGAGAATGGTAGAAGAAATGGGTTGGAGGTTGACAGGTTTAGCTTCCCCCCATTGCTGAAAGCTGCCTCAAGAGCTTTGGCATTGCGTGAAGGGGTGGAGATTCATGGGTTGGTTTGTAAGGTTGGGTTTGATTCTGACCCGTTTATTCAGACTGCTCTGCTTGGGATGTATGCTTCTTGTGGGATAATTGAAGATGCACGGTTGGTGTTTGATAAAATGTCTCATAGAGATATTGTCACTTGGGATATAATGATTGATGGGTATGCTGTTCTCCATTTAATTATATAAGatgactaatttttttttcttttttcgccaaagaagaaaaagaaaaagactttCTTTTGGAAATACTGATGCATGGTGAATGGGTAAATTGAGTTGAACATGAAATTTTAACTATTGGTTGAATTGCTCTTAGTAGAGAATACTTAGTTTAAGGAACCCAAAATTTGTCTCGAGAAACAACCTGTTGTTAAGTAGTGGAATGAGACTGACCTAGATGGAGCGGAATAGATATGGAGGATTCATCCCCACTGGTTTGGAGTTGAGCGTGCGCGTGTTTGTTATCTGTTGTTGAATCATTTTCAAAGATGTTTAGTTGCACGTTTATTTCACGCTTCGGTTTCAGAATCACTTATTTAAAAACTAGTGATGTCTATTAAGTTTATTATTTATAGCTTGCTGATCTTTCTGCTGTGTGTTTCACAGTTACTGTCAGAATGGCCTTTTTGATGATGTATTGGTGCTGTTGGAAGAGATGAGTAGCTCTAATGTGAAACCCGACTCGAGGGTTTTCACAACCATTCTGTCTGCTTGTGGTCAAACTGGAAATTTAGCCATTGGGAAAGTGATTCATGGGTTAATATCAGAGAATAATATCATTGCTGATTCTCGTCTGCAAAGTTCTCTTATCAGCATGTATGCAGGCTGTGGCTGCATGGATTTGGCTCAGAATTTGTATGACAAACTGTCACAAAAGAATTTGGTGGTATCAACTGCCATGATTTCAGGGTACTCAAAGGCTGGGCAAGTTGAAGCTGCACGATCTATTTTTGATCAAATAACAAATAAGGACTTGGTTTGTTGGAGTGCAATGATATCTGGCTATGCAGAGAGCGCTCAACCTCAAGCAGCTCTGAAGTTACTTGACGAAATGCAGGCATCTGGAGTGAAGCCTGACCAAGTAACTATGTTAAGTGTTATTTCAGCCTGTGCTAATCTTGGTGCATTGGACCAAGCAAAAAGAATCCATATGATTGTTGATAAGTACAGATTTCGAGAAGCTTTACCTGTAAATAATGCCCTAATTGATATGTATGCCAAATGTGGGTATCTAGACGGAGCAAGAGGAGTGTTTGGTCGAATGCGAAGGAAAAATGTTATTTCGTGGACTAGTATGATTAGTGCGCATGCCATTCATGGAGAGGCTGATCAGGCCTTGATGCTTTTTCATCAAATGAAAGAGCCCAATTGGATTACGTTTGTGGCTGTTCTATACGCTTGTAGCCATGTTGGACTTGTTGACGAGGGACAACAGATCTTCTCATCAATGGTGAATGAGTACAATATCACACCTAAACTTGAACACTATGGTTGCATGGTTGACCTTTATGGCCGAGCGAATCGTCTCAGAGAAGCTCTGGAGCTGGTAGAGACTATGCCTATGGCACCAAATGTTGTCATTTGGGGTTCACTAATGGCTGCTTGTCGGATCCATGGTGAGTTTGAACTAGGAGAATTTGCAGCTAAAAGGCTCCTCGAGTTAGATCCTGAACATGATGGGGCTTATGTCTTCTTATCAAACTTTTATGCTAAAGGAAAAAGATGGGAAAATGTTGGGGAGGTGAGACAACTTATGAAACACAAAGGCATATTGAAGGAACGGGGACACAGTAAGATTGAAATGGACAATGAGATACACGAATTTTTAACAGCTGATAAGAGTCATAAACATGCTGATGACATCTACACGAAGCTAGATGAGGTAGTTTGCAAGTTGAAGCAGGACGGTTATGCTCCAAACACCAATGTTGTTTTAATTGATGTAGATGAGGACGAGAAGAAGGATGTGGTTCTTTTGCACAGCGAGAAGCTGACTCTTTGTTATGGATTACTGAAGAGTAATAGGGGATCACCAATCCATATAATCAAGAACTTAAGGATCTGTGAGGATTGCCATAACTTTATGAAGTTGGCATCTAAGGTGTTTGAGAGAGAAATTGTTGTAAGAGATAGAACTAGATTTCACCATTACAGAGACGGCTCATGTTCTTGTAAAGACTACTGGTGACAGCAATTTGTGAAATAGAATTAGCCGTATGTTACATTGTGTTAGTGTCCTCGTTTCTCTTTAGCattcaatttcatcaaataaGTGTAGGCAGAACATTTCTGGCTACAGGGGATATAATATTTACAGTTGAAATGTAATAGAACAACGTAGAACCAAAAGATGCTAATATTGAATTCTCAACGTTCACAGAAGAACAAACATATAGAGCTTAAACCGGGAGCTCTCATGAGGGATGAGAATGCTTTCTCATAAGTTCTATTTAGGTTGGAATCTGGAGCCTCTCTATTGTGAAATCACTGTGCTGGCTTGTGAAAGAAGACGATAGCCAGAACTCTTGTTTCAACTTTTGAACTTCTCTTCCCAGCCtgaacttcaaaaactcaaacacA
This DNA window, taken from Solanum dulcamara chromosome 3, daSolDulc1.2, whole genome shotgun sequence, encodes the following:
- the LOC129883019 gene encoding pentatricopeptide repeat-containing protein At4g14820, with translation MAIMTHPITPFVTPPVLLPPTVYPKTTHHLSTSISKATSLPQLKQVHTQILRQNLSDSDSLLFNLILSSIPFPSSLHYSLSIFSTLQNSQTHLINKLFGELSRSKEPHNALLFLENGRRNGLEVDRFSFPPLLKAASRALALREGVEIHGLVCKVGFDSDPFIQTALLGMYASCGIIEDARLVFDKMSHRDIVTWDIMIDGYCQNGLFDDVLVLLEEMSSSNVKPDSRVFTTILSACGQTGNLAIGKVIHGLISENNIIADSRLQSSLISMYAGCGCMDLAQNLYDKLSQKNLVVSTAMISGYSKAGQVEAARSIFDQITNKDLVCWSAMISGYAESAQPQAALKLLDEMQASGVKPDQVTMLSVISACANLGALDQAKRIHMIVDKYRFREALPVNNALIDMYAKCGYLDGARGVFGRMRRKNVISWTSMISAHAIHGEADQALMLFHQMKEPNWITFVAVLYACSHVGLVDEGQQIFSSMVNEYNITPKLEHYGCMVDLYGRANRLREALELVETMPMAPNVVIWGSLMAACRIHGEFELGEFAAKRLLELDPEHDGAYVFLSNFYAKGKRWENVGEVRQLMKHKGILKERGHSKIEMDNEIHEFLTADKSHKHADDIYTKLDEVVCKLKQDGYAPNTNVVLIDVDEDEKKDVVLLHSEKLTLCYGLLKSNRGSPIHIIKNLRICEDCHNFMKLASKVFEREIVVRDRTRFHHYRDGSCSCKDYW